In Chloroherpetonaceae bacterium, a single genomic region encodes these proteins:
- a CDS encoding ABC transporter substrate-binding protein, protein MIVDPTPTSSPAASKPISAAKATKQKPQELIKTPSQLLNAAIAQYRSENYAIAESLLVRYVALSAEEPLSGRELSQLMLAKTRFKLGQRAEAKALLEARVNFTSEPTRLEADFDAAVIDFYEGAYFSAAKGFLRLAGSNWSPSVESALRRKAAMHLSLLATAFLSPSEITLLLQAAESPYLRALLLDALTCRTLANASPSDSLVRLYADFEARFASLLSPAYRTLIETQRQQLTLRRTAGARRLKVAVLLPLTLDVFDGTDLPSFGEAMLFGALQAVSAYHQLATTAYLDLLIEPCNTDDSLSLRAMLENLIDRRGAQVMLGPAYSAQAVKVSQICAAKGIPMLTPTATDENITRGIPTSFQLNPTYAVRGKVIAEYLMQTLGAKTFGVLAQDSTYGKQMAEGFREAVQAAGGELKFYGILPSSMKGIAQALAPLKLKADPKKGFPETYIDAVYVPLSNFEAIAIAVEQLKFYNIKTRIIGSGDWHDPVLLSQYRQIGDSVIYAIDSHVSPDRPETQRVANVFKDRWGTAPTLPFWFGYDAMDFLIAATVEKGIVETSLLANAIRNAPLYHGHRNDIFFGGGNVNLRMNIMKFQNGTLTQLQ, encoded by the coding sequence GTGATCGTAGATCCTACGCCCACATCTTCTCCAGCAGCCAGCAAGCCGATTAGCGCTGCTAAAGCGACTAAGCAAAAGCCTCAGGAGCTTATCAAAACCCCCAGTCAACTGCTAAATGCAGCGATTGCACAGTATCGCAGCGAGAATTATGCGATAGCAGAAAGTCTACTGGTGCGCTATGTTGCGCTCTCGGCTGAAGAGCCGCTTTCGGGACGTGAGCTATCGCAGCTTATGTTAGCCAAGACGCGTTTCAAGCTCGGGCAACGCGCAGAGGCAAAAGCCCTCTTAGAGGCGCGCGTGAACTTTACCAGTGAACCCACCCGCCTTGAAGCAGATTTCGACGCAGCAGTTATTGATTTTTATGAAGGAGCTTATTTCAGTGCTGCGAAAGGTTTCTTGCGCCTTGCAGGTTCAAATTGGTCGCCATCGGTGGAAAGTGCGCTTCGGCGCAAAGCCGCTATGCATCTCTCGCTGCTGGCAACAGCGTTTCTCAGTCCATCTGAAATCACTTTGCTGCTTCAGGCAGCAGAATCGCCATACTTGCGAGCCTTACTCTTAGATGCCCTAACCTGTCGCACACTCGCTAATGCATCGCCATCAGATAGCCTTGTTCGCCTTTATGCTGACTTTGAAGCCCGATTTGCTTCCTTGCTTTCACCAGCCTATCGCACCCTAATAGAGACACAGCGTCAGCAACTCACTTTGCGTCGTACAGCTGGCGCGCGTCGCCTGAAAGTTGCTGTGCTTCTGCCTCTTACACTTGATGTTTTCGACGGCACTGACCTTCCCAGCTTTGGTGAAGCCATGCTCTTTGGCGCTTTGCAAGCCGTTTCTGCCTACCACCAGCTTGCCACGACTGCATATCTGGACTTGTTGATTGAGCCTTGCAATACTGATGATTCGCTATCGTTGCGTGCGATGCTGGAGAATTTGATTGATCGGCGCGGTGCGCAGGTTATGTTAGGTCCTGCTTACAGTGCTCAAGCCGTGAAGGTCTCGCAAATCTGTGCAGCCAAAGGGATTCCGATGCTCACGCCCACTGCCACTGACGAAAATATCACGCGTGGGATTCCGACCAGCTTTCAGCTTAACCCCACTTATGCTGTGCGCGGCAAAGTTATTGCAGAATACCTGATGCAGACTTTAGGCGCTAAGACATTCGGCGTGCTTGCACAAGATAGCACCTACGGCAAGCAGATGGCAGAAGGTTTTCGCGAAGCCGTTCAAGCTGCAGGTGGAGAACTTAAGTTCTACGGTATTTTGCCTTCTTCAATGAAGGGCATTGCGCAAGCCCTTGCCCCACTTAAGCTAAAAGCAGACCCCAAGAAAGGATTTCCTGAGACCTACATTGACGCGGTCTATGTGCCCCTTTCCAATTTTGAAGCAATTGCGATTGCCGTCGAGCAGCTCAAGTTCTACAACATCAAGACGCGCATTATTGGCTCGGGCGATTGGCATGACCCTGTTCTGCTTAGCCAGTATCGCCAAATTGGCGACAGTGTCATCTACGCTATTGACAGCCATGTTTCACCCGACCGCCCAGAAACGCAGCGCGTCGCCAATGTCTTTAAGGATAGATGGGGCACTGCACCAACCCTGCCTTTCTGGTTTGGCTACGATGCGATGGATTTCCTGATTGCCGCCACTGTGGAAAAAGGCATTGTGGAAACCTCGCTATTAGCCAATGCAATTCGTAACGCGCCGCTCTATCACGGTCATCGTAACGATATCTTCTTCGGTGGTGGCAATGTTAATCTCAGGATGAACATTATGAAGTTTCAAAATGGCACCCTCACTCAGTTGCAGTAG
- a CDS encoding AraC family transcriptional regulator: MRTGSCVRGDVFLPSSRPLPPIHSKQINLVLNYIRKHLCESLPIKILCKVGCMSRANLFRKFKQEVGLTPIAFINRERVRRAAELLLRTSLRVADIGYQVGFSSVSYFTRCFKKCMGITPSQYRLQLAAIS; the protein is encoded by the coding sequence ATGCGCACAGGTTCTTGCGTCAGGGGTGATGTCTTTCTGCCTTCTTCCCGCCCCTTGCCTCCTATCCACTCAAAGCAAATCAATTTGGTGCTGAACTATATTCGCAAACATCTCTGCGAATCCTTGCCTATTAAGATACTTTGCAAAGTGGGCTGTATGAGCCGCGCTAACTTATTTCGCAAGTTTAAGCAGGAAGTTGGGCTAACGCCTATTGCTTTCATCAACCGTGAGCGTGTGCGGCGCGCTGCGGAGTTGCTTTTGCGCACGTCTCTCAGAGTTGCAGATATTGGCTATCAGGTTGGGTTTAGCAGCGTTAGCTACTTTACGCGGTGTTTCAAAAAATGTATGGGCATCACGCCGAGTCAATACCGATTGCAACTTGCAGCGATAAGCTGA
- a CDS encoding CidA/LrgA family protein: MVQGFAILFLLLLAGEIISRTLGLPIPGSIIGLLLLLLSLSVGAVKLEWIKPASDVLLRNLSLFFVPPGVGLMLYAEPLRQYVWVILLVIVLSMLAVMAVVALMQERLEKML, from the coding sequence ATGGTTCAAGGCTTTGCTATCCTTTTTCTTCTGCTGTTAGCGGGCGAAATCATTTCGCGAACGCTGGGATTGCCAATCCCAGGAAGTATCATCGGGCTACTGCTTTTGCTGCTAAGCCTTTCTGTGGGGGCGGTCAAGCTGGAGTGGATTAAGCCAGCCTCCGATGTGCTGCTGAGGAATTTATCGCTATTCTTCGTGCCGCCGGGCGTAGGTTTAATGCTCTATGCCGAACCGCTACGCCAATACGTGTGGGTCATCTTACTGGTGATTGTGCTCAGTATGCTGGCAGTAATGGCAGTTGTTGCACTGATGCAAGAGCGCTTAGAAAAAATGCTGTGA
- a CDS encoding LrgB family protein produces the protein MMEEWRVVLSSRLFFVALTLVVFVGAQWLYGRTRFLLFNPVLLSMATLIALLNAFGISYQDYMKGGELISFFLAPAVVALAVPLYERLTDIRAQRLAILSSVTVGSLVGIITAAGLAALLGMGKTLVITIAPKSATAPIALAVVEKLGGFAPLAAAFSVVTGVLGGIIGVPFLRLLRIQSRYAIGLAIGAASHGIGTARAMEEGEIEGAFAGLALSLCGILTALLTPLFVKLFLA, from the coding sequence ATGATGGAAGAGTGGCGAGTGGTTTTGTCATCACGGCTCTTTTTCGTGGCACTGACGCTGGTCGTATTTGTAGGGGCACAGTGGCTCTATGGGCGCACGCGTTTTTTGCTCTTCAATCCCGTGCTGCTCTCGATGGCGACATTGATTGCGCTGCTCAATGCATTTGGAATCAGCTATCAAGATTATATGAAAGGTGGTGAGCTGATTTCCTTTTTCTTAGCGCCAGCAGTGGTCGCCTTAGCAGTGCCACTCTATGAACGGCTCACGGACATCAGAGCACAGCGCTTAGCGATTCTTTCTTCGGTTACAGTAGGAAGTCTTGTAGGCATAATCACGGCAGCAGGGTTAGCGGCGCTACTGGGCATGGGGAAGACGCTGGTCATTACGATTGCACCAAAGTCAGCCACTGCACCGATTGCACTGGCAGTTGTAGAAAAACTGGGTGGGTTTGCGCCATTAGCGGCTGCATTTTCTGTTGTGACCGGTGTGTTGGGCGGCATTATTGGCGTGCCGTTTCTACGCCTACTGCGCATTCAGAGTCGGTATGCGATTGGGCTGGCTATTGGTGCAGCATCGCATGGCATTGGCACAGCGCGAGCGATGGAAGAGGGAGAAATCGAAGGCGCATTTGCAGGACTGGCACTCTCGCTATGCGGAATTCTAACTGCACTACTCACGCCACTTTTTGTTAAACTTTTCCTGGCTTAA
- a CDS encoding D-glycerate dehydrogenase codes for MKKLLITTDLVRPSALQRLEQAGFLIEQNTTGRLLTHQELRQRVQDADAVLCSIGDSIDRAIIDAASRVKIFANFGVGFNNIDWQYARSKGIFVTNTPDVLTDATADITMMLILAVARRYREAERLMRDGKSFIGWATLRNLGIDLRGKTLGIVGFGRIGQAVAQRAKGFGMKILFTKRTPLTTDLGQQVSFETLLQESDVVSIHTPLTESTRHLFGRREFEKMKPNAILINTARGAIINEADLVAALRAGRFFGVGLDVYEFEPTVTAELFEFERVVMMPHIGAATVETREAMSRLCADNLIAAFAGQTPPNLVWQTD; via the coding sequence ATGAAGAAGCTACTAATTACCACAGACTTAGTTCGTCCTTCTGCACTACAGCGCTTAGAACAAGCTGGTTTTCTGATTGAACAGAACACAACTGGGCGACTGCTCACACATCAAGAGTTGCGGCAACGCGTGCAAGACGCTGATGCGGTGCTTTGCTCAATTGGAGATTCAATTGACCGTGCCATCATCGATGCCGCCTCGCGCGTGAAAATCTTTGCAAACTTTGGTGTGGGCTTCAATAACATTGATTGGCAGTATGCAAGGTCAAAAGGTATTTTCGTGACCAATACGCCTGATGTGCTCACCGATGCGACGGCGGACATAACAATGATGCTAATACTGGCAGTGGCACGTCGCTACCGCGAAGCTGAGCGCCTGATGCGCGACGGCAAGAGCTTTATCGGATGGGCGACGCTGCGAAACTTGGGCATAGACCTGCGTGGAAAAACACTGGGTATCGTGGGCTTCGGCCGAATCGGGCAAGCTGTAGCCCAACGCGCTAAAGGCTTCGGAATGAAAATACTCTTTACCAAACGCACCCCCCTGACAACCGACTTAGGTCAGCAAGTAAGTTTCGAGACGCTGTTGCAAGAAAGTGATGTGGTCTCCATCCACACCCCGCTGACTGAGAGCACGCGTCATCTTTTCGGTAGACGAGAATTCGAAAAGATGAAGCCCAACGCCATACTCATCAATACAGCTCGCGGAGCCATCATCAACGAAGCCGATTTGGTGGCAGCACTGCGCGCAGGACGATTTTTCGGTGTCGGACTCGATGTCTATGAGTTTGAGCCAACTGTAACAGCTGAACTCTTCGAGTTTGAGCGCGTGGTGATGATGCCACACATTGGGGCGGCAACGGTCGAGACGCGAGAAGCAATGTCAAGACTCTGTGCCGATAACTTGATAGCCGCCTTTGCTGGGCAAACACCACCAAATCTAGTCTGGCAAACCGATTAG